From the Desulfobacterales bacterium genome, one window contains:
- a CDS encoding YbaK/EbsC family protein yields MSTRAVKILKQKNVVFEIVKYDHKEKGAAFAASATGFPLAQTIKTLVVDLGNRSYCMALMSGMMQLDLKKVAFVFGVKNAKMADPATAQRLTGYLIGGIGPFGSKQNLPVVMEITLMAYETVLINAGQRGTLLKMSPNDIAANLNCRISPIASI; encoded by the coding sequence ATGTCAACAAGAGCGGTTAAAATACTGAAACAAAAGAACGTCGTTTTTGAGATCGTCAAGTATGACCACAAAGAGAAGGGCGCGGCGTTTGCCGCCAGCGCAACGGGTTTTCCCCTGGCGCAAACCATAAAAACGCTTGTGGTCGATCTGGGGAACCGGTCTTACTGTATGGCGCTCATGTCCGGTATGATGCAACTGGATCTGAAAAAGGTTGCATTTGTATTTGGCGTAAAAAATGCGAAAATGGCTGATCCGGCAACCGCACAGCGATTGACCGGATACCTGATCGGAGGCATTGGCCCTTTCGGGTCAAAACAAAACCTGCCGGTTGTGATGGAAATAACGCTGATGGCTTATGAGACTGTTCTTATTAACGCCGGTCAGCGGGGAACCCTGTTGAAAATGTCTCCCAATGACATTGCGGCAAATCTTAACTGCCGAATTTCACCGATTGCATCAATCTGA
- a CDS encoding LysE family translocator, translating to MIDHQVIAFAGFAAVLTLMPGPDTMLVIRSVLARGRACGLMTTAGICTGLFVHASLSAAGVSIVLVNSAAAFHILKTAGAGYLIYLGIKSILELRKPAANMNDFSGRISSSSIRQQANWRAFLEGMLNNVLNPKAAVFYLAFLPQFINPGDPVFAKSILLAGIHFGMGMVWLSMVTFFFGYMKTFLTGGRVTKWLQASSGAVLIVFGLRLAVENR from the coding sequence GTGATTGATCATCAGGTGATTGCGTTTGCGGGATTTGCGGCTGTCCTGACCCTCATGCCCGGTCCGGATACCATGCTGGTGATACGCAGCGTTCTGGCTCGCGGCAGAGCCTGCGGGTTGATGACGACCGCAGGCATCTGTACCGGTCTGTTTGTCCATGCCTCGCTGTCGGCAGCCGGCGTATCCATTGTGCTGGTCAACTCCGCTGCGGCCTTTCATATTCTGAAAACCGCCGGGGCAGGTTACCTCATATACCTGGGGATAAAATCCATCCTCGAGCTGCGAAAGCCGGCAGCAAATATGAATGATTTTTCAGGCCGGATATCATCCTCCTCTATTCGACAACAGGCAAACTGGCGTGCCTTTCTGGAGGGTATGCTCAACAATGTGCTCAATCCCAAGGCGGCCGTATTTTATCTGGCGTTTCTTCCTCAATTCATCAATCCCGGCGATCCGGTTTTTGCCAAATCCATTCTCCTGGCCGGCATTCATTTTGGCATGGGAATGGTGTGGCTTTCGATGGTGACCTTTTTTTTCGGATACATGAAAACATTTTTGACCGGCGGCCGGGTGACGAAATGGCTTCAGGCATCCAGCGGTGCTGTCCTGATTGTGTTTGGCCTGCGCCTTGCGGTTGAAAACCGTTAA
- the rhuM gene encoding RhuM family protein — MSPDFCPLLSPVNSKRGTQFRQWTTSVLREHLVRGFTLNEQRLREQGQKLDDLRRTVGLLEQIRPLVWKRGNLSFIK; from the coding sequence TTGAGTCCCGATTTTTGTCCTTTACTAAGTCCGGTCAATTCCAAACGCGGTACCCAGTTCCGCCAATGGACCACAAGTGTGCTGAGGGAGCATCTGGTTCGAGGTTTCACCCTGAATGAACAGCGGCTGCGCGAACAGGGCCAGAAATTGGACGATTTGCGGCGCACGGTCGGCCTGTTGGAACAAATCAGGCCATTGGTCTGGAAAAGAGGCAATTTAAGCTTCATAAAGTGA
- a CDS encoding type I restriction-modification enzyme R subunit C-terminal domain-containing protein, whose protein sequence is MTPEQKAREKIDALLSQTGWKIQDVKEANIYAGRGVAIREFPLKAGHGLADYLLYVDGRAVGVIEAKKAGTTLTGVEIQSDKYLKGLPDSIPAWIRPLPFCYQSTGEITRFTNNLDPEPRSRQVFAFHQPRYFMEETQNVGPRVDDAVDSYGYPNLVTLRGRLKTFPPLHEEGLWSAQIQAIKNLETSLAANRPRALIQMATGSGKTFTAINFIYRLIKFAGARRILFLVDRGNLGKQTLKEFQQYVSPYNNFKFSEEYIVQRLTSNTLDTTARVCICTIQRLYSMLKGQTLAEEDEDRSIQGLAPMFKEPPPLEYNPAFPIETFDFIVTDECHRSIYNLWRQVLDYFDGFLIGLTATPSKQTFGFFNQNLVMEYDHERAVADGVNVNYDVYRIKTEITDKGSRVEAGYYIDKRDRDTRTVRWEKLDEDFEYDPNRLDRDVVAVDQIRTVIRSFKEKVLTEIFPGREHVPKTLIFAKDDSHAEDIVKMVREEFGKGNDFARKITYKTTGATPEELIASFRNSYNPRIAVTVDMIATGTDIKPLEIVMFMRAVKSRSFFEQMKGRGVRIINADDLQAVTPDSNGKDHFVIVDCVGVCEMDKTDSRPMERKPSVSLEKLMQAVSLGNTEPDVISSIAGRLARIARHISPEDGQKVKALAGGKSIEQLTTDMVTALKPDNHIERAKQDHPEVVEPTEDQIRQAETQMIREAVKPLYDPKLRDLILEIKKKNEQTIDTISTDQVLEAGFSAAALEKAKGLVDSFEQFIKENKDEITALQILYATPYKARLRFENIRELAGLIEKPPSPLRVDRLWNAYAALEKSKVKGVNAPHILTDLVSLVRFAMHRENELVPFPEKVEVNFNDWMARQESGGSKFSEEQRRWLVMIRDHIAANLSIETEDFDYAPFSQQGGLGRVYQLFGDELGMMIDELNGALAA, encoded by the coding sequence ATGACACCCGAACAAAAAGCTCGTGAAAAGATTGATGCGCTATTAAGTCAAACCGGCTGGAAGATCCAGGACGTAAAGGAAGCTAACATATATGCCGGACGGGGCGTTGCGATCCGTGAGTTTCCCTTGAAAGCCGGGCACGGCCTTGCCGATTATCTTCTCTATGTGGACGGCAGGGCGGTCGGTGTCATAGAAGCAAAAAAAGCGGGCACCACCCTGACCGGTGTTGAAATTCAGTCGGATAAATATCTGAAAGGACTTCCGGACAGCATCCCCGCCTGGATAAGGCCGCTTCCCTTCTGCTACCAGTCTACCGGCGAAATTACCCGGTTTACAAATAATCTTGATCCGGAGCCCCGCTCTCGTCAGGTGTTTGCGTTTCACCAGCCCCGGTATTTTATGGAAGAGACGCAAAATGTAGGCCCTCGGGTAGATGACGCAGTGGATTCTTACGGCTACCCGAATCTTGTCACACTGCGCGGTCGCCTCAAGACCTTTCCGCCTCTGCATGAAGAAGGCCTGTGGTCTGCTCAGATCCAGGCCATCAAAAACCTGGAAACATCCCTGGCCGCCAATCGGCCCCGCGCTCTGATTCAGATGGCTACCGGCAGCGGCAAGACCTTTACCGCAATCAATTTCATCTACCGGTTGATCAAGTTTGCCGGCGCCCGCCGCATCCTTTTTCTGGTGGATCGCGGCAATCTGGGCAAGCAGACGCTCAAGGAGTTTCAGCAGTATGTCTCGCCCTATAATAATTTTAAATTTTCCGAGGAATATATTGTCCAGCGTCTGACCTCAAACACTCTGGATACCACGGCCCGGGTCTGCATCTGTACGATCCAGCGCCTGTATTCCATGCTCAAGGGCCAGACGCTTGCCGAAGAGGATGAAGACCGATCCATCCAGGGGCTTGCTCCGATGTTTAAAGAACCACCGCCGCTGGAATACAATCCGGCCTTTCCCATCGAGACCTTTGATTTCATTGTAACCGATGAGTGCCACCGCTCCATTTATAACCTCTGGCGCCAGGTGCTGGATTATTTCGATGGTTTTTTGATCGGGCTGACCGCAACGCCCTCCAAACAGACCTTTGGCTTTTTTAACCAGAATCTGGTGATGGAATACGATCATGAGCGCGCCGTGGCCGATGGCGTCAATGTCAATTATGATGTCTACCGGATCAAAACCGAGATTACCGACAAAGGCTCCCGGGTCGAGGCAGGCTATTATATCGACAAGCGCGACCGTGACACCCGTACCGTCCGCTGGGAAAAGCTGGATGAAGATTTTGAATACGATCCCAATCGGCTGGACCGTGACGTGGTGGCCGTGGATCAGATCCGGACGGTTATCCGCAGTTTTAAAGAAAAAGTCCTGACTGAGATTTTTCCGGGCCGGGAGCATGTCCCCAAGACCCTTATCTTTGCCAAGGACGACAGCCATGCCGAAGATATCGTTAAAATGGTGCGTGAGGAATTTGGAAAGGGCAATGACTTTGCCCGTAAGATCACCTATAAGACCACCGGCGCTACCCCGGAAGAGCTGATCGCATCTTTCCGGAACAGTTATAATCCCCGCATTGCCGTTACCGTGGACATGATCGCCACCGGCACGGATATCAAACCCCTGGAGATTGTCATGTTCATGCGGGCTGTGAAATCCCGCTCCTTTTTTGAGCAGATGAAGGGCCGGGGCGTGCGCATCATCAATGCCGATGATCTGCAGGCCGTCACTCCGGATTCAAACGGCAAGGACCATTTCGTTATTGTTGATTGCGTGGGTGTGTGCGAGATGGACAAGACCGATTCCCGGCCCATGGAGCGAAAGCCTTCTGTCAGTCTTGAAAAACTCATGCAGGCGGTAAGCCTTGGCAATACCGAACCGGATGTCATCTCCTCCATTGCCGGACGGCTGGCCAGAATCGCCCGGCATATCAGCCCTGAAGACGGGCAAAAGGTAAAAGCCCTTGCCGGTGGGAAAAGCATCGAACAGCTGACCACGGATATGGTGACCGCCCTCAAGCCCGATAACCATATCGAGCGGGCAAAGCAGGACCATCCGGAGGTTGTCGAGCCGACCGAAGACCAGATCCGACAGGCCGAAACCCAAATGATCCGGGAGGCGGTTAAACCTTTGTATGATCCCAAACTGCGGGACTTGATTTTGGAGATCAAGAAAAAAAACGAGCAGACTATCGACACCATCAGCACCGACCAGGTGCTGGAGGCCGGGTTTTCGGCCGCTGCCCTTGAAAAGGCCAAAGGGCTGGTCGATTCGTTCGAGCAGTTTATCAAAGAAAATAAGGATGAAATTACCGCCCTTCAGATTCTCTACGCCACCCCCTACAAGGCCCGGCTCCGCTTTGAAAACATCAGGGAGCTCGCCGGCCTAATAGAGAAACCGCCCAGTCCCTTACGGGTGGACAGGCTGTGGAATGCCTATGCCGCGCTTGAAAAATCAAAGGTAAAAGGAGTAAATGCTCCACATATCCTCACGGATCTGGTATCGTTGGTCCGTTTTGCCATGCACCGGGAAAACGAATTGGTGCCGTTTCCGGAAAAGGTGGAGGTCAATTTCAATGACTGGATGGCCCGGCAGGAATCCGGCGGCAGCAAGTTCAGCGAAGAGCAGCGCCGGTGGCTGGTGATGATCCGTGATCATATCGCCGCCAATCTGAGCATTGAAACGGAAGATTTCGACTACGCGCCGTTTTCCCAGCAGGGCGGGCTCGGCAGGGTGTATCAGCTATTTGGGGATGAATTGGGTATGATGATAGATGAATTGAATGGGGCGTTGGCTGCGTGA
- a CDS encoding restriction endonuclease subunit S, with amino-acid sequence MIDKKFVTIDESSLPVNWSVVTIGDITEYIQRGKSPKYIENSGLPVINQKCIRWFGIQKEHLKYVDPDQWSKWAPERYVREGDILWNSTGTGTIGRAAVIKHLAQNEKYVVDSHVTIVRPKEVEPLYVHYWIMSQSVQGCIEAMQSGSTNQVELSKAAVEALLIPVAPPNQQKRIVAEIEKQFSRLDEAVANLKRVKANLKRYKAAVLKAAVEGKLTEEWRQAHPDVEPASKLLVRILIERRTKWEQNELANMKAKGKVPKDEQWKKKYKVPKGPERFGYKIPYSWTLATVQQVAGKVQYGSSSKTNQDNNGISVLRMGNIFEGELLLGVLKYLPEDHSEFPELLLKDNDLLFNRTNSPELVGKTAVYKGQPKLCSFASYLIRVQVLMGIESKFISYYINSMYGRKWIKSVVNQQVGQANVNGTKLQALTIPIPPSEEQRKIVLEMQNRFSLVNGLERDLDADLRRAERLRQSILKKAFSGKLVSQFPNDEPASVLLKQFEMKSETKASRSGRKPRRPKPVDYPKPGDQVLPFAAEKSEVYGKPHKP; translated from the coding sequence GTGATAGATAAAAAATTTGTAACAATCGATGAATCATCGCTTCCGGTAAACTGGAGTGTTGTAACGATAGGAGATATAACCGAGTATATCCAGCGTGGAAAAAGCCCAAAGTACATTGAGAATAGCGGATTGCCAGTAATTAATCAGAAGTGCATTCGATGGTTCGGAATTCAGAAAGAACATCTGAAATACGTCGATCCTGATCAATGGAGTAAGTGGGCACCAGAGCGTTATGTCCGGGAAGGGGATATCCTTTGGAATAGCACGGGCACTGGGACTATTGGACGTGCAGCTGTAATAAAACATTTAGCGCAAAACGAAAAGTATGTGGTCGATAGCCACGTAACAATTGTAAGGCCTAAAGAAGTTGAACCGTTGTATGTCCATTATTGGATAATGAGTCAATCTGTCCAAGGCTGCATTGAAGCAATGCAGTCTGGTTCGACCAATCAAGTTGAATTAAGCAAGGCGGCTGTTGAGGCATTACTAATTCCTGTTGCACCACCTAACCAACAAAAACGAATTGTTGCGGAAATCGAAAAACAATTCTCCCGACTTGACGAAGCCGTTGCCAACCTCAAGCGCGTTAAGGCCAATCTCAAACGCTACAAAGCCGCCGTTCTTAAAGCCGCCGTCGAAGGAAAACTCACCGAAGAATGGAGACAGGCCCACCCCGACGTTGAGCCCGCAAGCAAACTCCTTGTTCGCATCCTCATCGAACGCCGTACCAAATGGGAACAAAATGAACTTGCCAATATGAAAGCCAAAGGCAAGGTGCCGAAGGATGAACAGTGGAAGAAGAAATATAAGGTTCCTAAAGGTCCTGAGAGATTCGGTTATAAAATTCCATACAGTTGGACATTGGCGACAGTGCAGCAAGTTGCAGGAAAAGTTCAATATGGGAGTTCATCAAAAACAAATCAAGATAATAATGGAATTTCTGTCCTTAGAATGGGCAATATATTTGAAGGTGAACTTTTGTTGGGTGTGTTGAAATATTTACCTGAAGATCATAGTGAGTTTCCGGAGCTGTTACTAAAGGATAATGATTTATTGTTCAATCGTACTAATAGTCCAGAACTGGTAGGGAAAACGGCTGTTTATAAAGGGCAACCAAAACTTTGCTCTTTTGCCTCTTATTTAATTAGAGTACAGGTGTTGATGGGTATTGAATCAAAGTTTATTAGCTACTACATTAACTCAATGTACGGACGCAAATGGATAAAGTCAGTCGTTAACCAGCAAGTTGGGCAAGCTAACGTCAACGGCACAAAGCTACAGGCACTCACAATTCCTATTCCTCCGTCAGAAGAACAGAGAAAAATTGTCTTGGAAATGCAAAATCGTTTTTCTTTAGTAAACGGATTAGAAAGAGACCTCGATGCTGATCTACGGCGTGCCGAACGTCTCCGACAATCGATCCTCAAAAAGGCTTTTTCCGGAAAGCTGGTTTCTCAGTTTCCGAATGATGAACCGGCCAGTGTGCTCCTGAAACAGTTTGAGATGAAAAGCGAAACGAAAGCATCCAGGTCCGGAAGAAAGCCGCGAAGGCCCAAACCTGTCGATTATCCCAAACCGGGCGATCAGGTGCTGCCGTTTGCGGCAGAAAAAAGCGAGGTTTATGGAAAACCCCATAAACCGTGA
- a CDS encoding Fic family protein, which yields MKTNGRYDVAGLVEAQYEAGSEGKVLRNLLKITDPDDMDSVEADALAEATNTLIRCIDQDHQFLAADICHFHKIWLGKVYEWAGRYRQVNISKGNFPFAMAAQVAKLMEQFEHEQLKRYTPCIFEKTEEVVQAIAEVHVELVLIHPFREGNGRIARLLSTLMALQAGFPLLDFSGISEQRNKYFLAVQAGMELNYKPMEQLFSEIIRNSVSASAG from the coding sequence ATGAAAACGAATGGTAGATATGATGTCGCCGGTCTGGTTGAGGCGCAATATGAGGCCGGCTCCGAAGGAAAGGTCTTGCGGAATCTTCTGAAAATTACGGATCCGGATGATATGGACAGCGTTGAAGCCGATGCCCTGGCAGAGGCCACGAATACGTTGATACGTTGCATTGATCAGGATCATCAATTTTTGGCCGCTGATATTTGCCATTTTCATAAAATATGGCTGGGCAAGGTTTATGAATGGGCCGGCCGATATCGGCAGGTCAATATCAGCAAGGGAAACTTTCCCTTTGCCATGGCCGCGCAAGTTGCAAAATTAATGGAACAGTTTGAACATGAACAATTAAAAAGATACACCCCCTGTATTTTCGAAAAGACTGAAGAGGTGGTTCAAGCGATAGCCGAAGTTCACGTGGAGTTGGTATTAATTCATCCATTCCGCGAAGGAAATGGCCGTATTGCTCGATTGCTCTCAACGTTAATGGCACTGCAGGCGGGATTTCCGTTGCTGGATTTCAGCGGGATTTCTGAACAGAGGAACAAGTACTTTCTGGCGGTTCAGGCGGGAATGGAACTCAATTACAAACCGATGGAACAATTATTTTCTGAGATAATCAGAAATTCTGTTTCCGCTTCGGCCGGGTAG
- a CDS encoding class I SAM-dependent DNA methyltransferase encodes MTPANIVQKLWNYCNVLRDDGMSYGDYVEQLTYLLFLKMADERTQPPYNESSAVPQGYDWTSLLKKDGDELFDHYRHILEALGKEKGLLGLIFNKSQNKFQDPSKLRRLLVDLIDKENWSIMSADVKGDAYEGLLEKNAQDTKSGAGQYFTPRPLIRAMVDVILPKPGDTICDPACGTGGFLLAALDYLIAHFPTMTRDEKKQLKDATFSGWELVQSTARLCAMNLMLHGIGTNGGKLPLSVSDSLAADPGDRFDIVLTNPPFGKKSSTTIVGEDGKAKKETDNIEREDFWATTSNKQLNFVQHVKTLLKQNGRAAVVVPDNVLFEGGAGEIVRRKLMDGCDVHTLLRLPTGLFYAQGVKANVLFFDRKPASETPWTKTLWIYDLRTNIHFTLKTNSLKREDLDDFVRCYNPENRHERKPTWSEDHPDGRWRSYGYDELVNRDKASLDIFWLKDESLEESDNLPDPDIIAREIVEDLEAALEQFRLIVTDLGEENA; translated from the coding sequence ATGACCCCTGCAAATATCGTTCAAAAACTCTGGAACTACTGTAATGTCCTGCGCGATGACGGCATGAGCTATGGCGACTATGTCGAGCAGTTGACGTATCTGCTGTTTCTCAAAATGGCGGACGAGCGCACCCAACCGCCCTATAACGAGTCCAGCGCCGTTCCGCAAGGCTACGACTGGACCAGCCTGCTGAAAAAAGACGGCGATGAACTGTTTGACCACTATCGTCACATCCTGGAGGCGTTGGGCAAAGAAAAAGGCCTGCTCGGCCTCATCTTCAATAAATCCCAGAATAAATTTCAAGACCCGTCCAAGCTGCGGCGCCTGCTCGTTGACCTGATCGACAAAGAGAACTGGTCGATCATGAGCGCCGACGTCAAGGGCGATGCCTACGAAGGGCTGCTGGAGAAAAACGCCCAGGATACCAAATCCGGTGCCGGCCAGTATTTCACCCCACGGCCCCTTATCCGGGCCATGGTGGATGTCATTTTACCCAAACCGGGGGATACCATCTGCGATCCGGCCTGCGGCACCGGCGGGTTTCTGCTGGCGGCACTTGACTATCTCATCGCCCATTTTCCGACGATGACCCGGGATGAAAAGAAACAACTCAAGGATGCCACTTTTTCCGGATGGGAGCTGGTGCAGAGCACGGCCCGGCTCTGTGCCATGAATTTGATGCTGCACGGAATCGGTACCAACGGCGGGAAATTGCCGCTATCGGTTTCCGATTCCCTTGCGGCTGATCCCGGCGATCGTTTCGACATCGTGCTGACCAACCCCCCCTTTGGCAAAAAGAGTAGCACCACCATTGTGGGAGAAGACGGTAAGGCTAAAAAGGAAACAGATAACATTGAGCGGGAGGATTTCTGGGCTACCACTTCCAATAAACAGCTCAATTTTGTCCAGCACGTCAAAACCCTGCTCAAGCAGAACGGGCGTGCGGCCGTCGTGGTGCCGGACAACGTCCTGTTTGAAGGCGGGGCAGGGGAGATTGTGCGCCGAAAGCTCATGGATGGTTGCGATGTCCATACCCTGTTGCGCCTGCCCACCGGGCTTTTTTATGCCCAGGGGGTAAAAGCAAACGTACTTTTCTTTGACCGCAAACCCGCATCGGAAACCCCCTGGACAAAAACACTCTGGATTTACGACCTTCGCACCAACATACACTTTACCCTCAAGACTAATTCCTTGAAACGTGAAGATCTGGATGATTTTGTCCGGTGTTATAATCCGGAAAACCGTCATGAACGGAAGCCGACCTGGAGTGAAGACCATCCCGACGGCCGTTGGCGTTCCTATGGGTATGATGAGCTTGTCAACCGTGACAAGGCCAGCCTCGATATTTTCTGGCTCAAGGACGAAAGCCTCGAAGAATCTGACAATCTGCCTGATCCCGATATCATCGCCCGCGAAATCGTCGAAGACCTTGAAGCCGCACTGGAACAGTTTCGTTTGATTGTCACCGATCTTGGGGAGGAAAATGCTTAG